One genomic window of Ilyobacter polytropus DSM 2926 includes the following:
- the prfB gene encoding peptide chain release factor 2 (programmed frameshift): MDILELKREHSQHIEKIEEIRGSLDLEGKENKVKELEKETLKDGFWNDKRESEKLIKEMNALKEIIGEYRSIEKLSDEVSVLLEFVEMGEDEFLEELETKHRGLDKVIGAFDVKLLLDGEFDANNAIVTIHSGAGGTEACDWADMLYRMYSRWCNNRGYKITELDFMPGEMVGIKSITILVEGMRAYGYLKNEKGIHRLVRISPFDANKKRHTSFASVDVMPEVDETTDIEINTGDLKIDTYRASGAGGQHVNTTDSAVRITHLPSGVVVTCQRERSQLQNRETAMKLLRSKLLELEMKKREEELKKIQGEQSDIGWGSQIRSYVFQPYTLVKDHRTLVESGNIKAVMDGDIDDFINGHLRWLKR; encoded by the exons ATGGATATTTTGGAGTTAAAAAGAGAGCATTCTCAGCATATTGAGAAAATAGAAGAAATCAGGGGGTCTCTT GACCTTGAAGGAAAAGAAAATAAGGTAAAAGAACTGGAAAAAGAGACACTGAAAGATGGATTCTGGAATGATAAAAGAGAAAGTGAAAAGCTAATAAAGGAGATGAACGCTCTTAAAGAAATTATAGGGGAATATCGTTCTATTGAAAAACTTTCTGATGAGGTATCTGTTCTCCTTGAATTTGTAGAGATGGGAGAGGATGAGTTTTTAGAAGAGCTAGAAACAAAGCATAGAGGACTGGACAAAGTTATAGGGGCCTTTGATGTTAAACTTCTTTTAGACGGGGAATTTGATGCTAATAATGCAATAGTAACCATTCACTCTGGTGCTGGTGGAACAGAGGCCTGCGACTGGGCAGATATGCTATATAGAATGTATTCTAGATGGTGTAACAACAGAGGATACAAGATAACTGAGCTCGATTTTATGCCAGGAGAGATGGTGGGAATAAAATCTATAACCATTCTTGTAGAAGGTATGAGAGCTTATGGGTATCTGAAAAATGAAAAGGGGATACACAGATTAGTTCGAATATCACCTTTTGATGCCAATAAAAAGAGACATACCTCCTTTGCTTCTGTAGACGTAATGCCAGAAGTAGATGAAACTACGGATATAGAAATAAACACCGGAGATCTAAAAATAGATACCTACCGAGCCAGTGGAGCCGGAGGACAGCACGTAAATACTACGGATTCTGCCGTGAGGATAACCCATCTTCCTAGTGGCGTTGTGGTGACTTGTCAGAGGGAAAGATCCCAGCTTCAAAACAGAGAAACAGCCATGAAGTTACTGAGGTCAAAACTTCTCGAGCTAGAGATGAAAAAAAGAGAAGAAGAACTTAAAAAAATCCAGGGGGAACAAAGTGATATAGGATGGGGAAGTCAGATAAGATCCTATGTATTTCAGCCTTACACCCTAGTCAAAGATCACAGAACCCTTGTGGAATCTGGAAATATAAAAGCCGTGATGGATGGAGATATAGATGACTTTATCAACGGACATCTTAGATGGCTGAAAAGATAG
- the gltX gene encoding glutamate--tRNA ligase yields the protein MERRVRTRIAPSPTGDPHVGTAYIGLFNLAFAKKNGGDFILRIEDTDQGRSTRESEKMIFETLKWLDINYSEGPDEGGEYGPYRQSERFHLYGDYARQLVEKGEAYYCFCTRDRLDKLRERQKAMGKAPGYDGHCRSLSEDEIKAKLEAGDEYVIRLKMPYEGTTVIKDRLRGDVVFENDKIDDQILLKGDGFPTYHLANVVDDYLMQITHVIRAEEWIASTPKHIQLYKAFGWETPEFIHMPLLRNSDRTKISKRKNPVSLNWYKEQGYLKEGLINFLGLMGYSFPDNREIFTIDEFMDNFDINHVSLGGPVFDLVKLGWVNNQHMRMKDLDELTELAIPFFKDQNYIGENVSEKEYKTVKRIVEILREGTHFLKELAEGAAIYYNDDYELPVVNEDMNKKERKSIERMHNAINDETGKASIKNFIGKIENSKEDLTEEEAKALLNETLDEIGEGPGKVLMPLRVVITGQARGAELYQVISIIGRDRTLDRIKNMVKKYNLF from the coding sequence ATGGAAAGAAGAGTCAGAACTAGAATAGCCCCTTCTCCTACAGGAGACCCTCATGTGGGAACAGCGTATATAGGACTATTTAACTTAGCTTTTGCTAAAAAAAATGGAGGAGACTTCATACTTAGAATAGAGGATACAGATCAAGGAAGATCCACAAGAGAATCTGAAAAGATGATATTTGAAACATTGAAATGGCTGGATATAAACTACAGCGAAGGTCCTGATGAAGGTGGAGAATATGGTCCTTACAGGCAATCAGAGAGATTCCATCTTTATGGAGACTATGCAAGGCAGCTAGTTGAAAAGGGAGAGGCTTATTATTGTTTCTGTACAAGAGATAGACTAGACAAGCTGAGAGAAAGACAAAAGGCCATGGGAAAAGCCCCGGGATATGACGGACACTGCAGATCTTTATCAGAAGATGAGATCAAGGCAAAATTAGAGGCTGGAGACGAGTATGTAATAAGACTTAAAATGCCTTATGAGGGAACGACTGTAATCAAAGACAGATTAAGAGGAGATGTAGTTTTTGAAAATGACAAAATCGATGATCAGATTCTCCTAAAAGGTGACGGTTTCCCTACTTATCACCTAGCCAATGTAGTAGATGACTATCTTATGCAGATAACTCACGTAATCAGAGCAGAAGAGTGGATAGCATCAACTCCAAAACATATACAACTTTATAAGGCTTTTGGTTGGGAAACTCCAGAATTCATCCACATGCCTTTACTTAGAAATTCAGACAGAACAAAGATATCTAAAAGAAAAAATCCTGTATCTCTAAACTGGTATAAAGAGCAGGGATATCTAAAAGAGGGATTAATAAACTTCTTAGGACTAATGGGATACTCTTTTCCAGATAACAGAGAGATATTCACTATAGATGAGTTTATGGATAACTTTGATATAAACCATGTATCTCTTGGAGGACCTGTATTTGACCTTGTAAAACTTGGTTGGGTAAATAACCAGCATATGAGAATGAAGGACTTAGACGAGCTTACTGAGCTTGCCATCCCTTTCTTTAAAGATCAAAATTACATAGGTGAAAACGTTTCAGAAAAAGAATATAAGACTGTAAAAAGAATAGTTGAAATTTTAAGAGAGGGAACACATTTCCTAAAGGAACTTGCTGAAGGTGCAGCTATCTATTATAATGACGACTATGAACTTCCTGTAGTCAATGAGGATATGAACAAAAAAGAGAGAAAATCCATAGAAAGAATGCATAATGCTATAAATGATGAGACTGGAAAGGCTTCTATAAAGAATTTCATAGGTAAGATAGAAAACAGTAAAGAGGATCTTACAGAGGAAGAAGCAAAGGCACTTCTAAACGAGACTCTAGATGAGATAGGAGAGGGTCCTGGTAAGGTACTAATGCCTCTAAGAGTTGTAATCACTGGTCAGGCAAGAGGAGCAGAGCTGTATCAGGTGATATCT